In a single window of the Zea mays cultivar B73 chromosome 5, Zm-B73-REFERENCE-NAM-5.0, whole genome shotgun sequence genome:
- the LOC100193423 gene encoding VIN3-like protein 2 isoform X1 has translation MIPPERYPADLPLSLSNTFICLVLYFSHATSLFVIHQSLLLFYPLFSCFYLPMTHQVVPVTRTVIDPTKCRLMSVDEKRELVRDLSKSPESAPDRLQSWTRREIVEILCSDLGRERKYTGLSKQRMLDYLFRVVSRKSSGPVEHVHEKEKGKDKESILEPNTTNHQSPAKRPRKSDNPSRLPIITNNSAASDVTGPTNNLRFCQNLACRAILRDNFCRRCSCCICFSYDDNKDPSLWLSCSSDQHLQKDTCGFSCHLECALKDERTGILQSGQGKKLDGGYYCIRCWKQNDLLGCWKKQLVIAKDARRLDVLCHRIYLSHRILVSTEKYLVLHDIVDTALKKLEAEVGPLSGAPNMGRGIVSRLTVGAEVQKLCAQAVDAVESLFSGVSPASSKIQRPCMMRPNFVKFEAITQTSVMVFLDLVDCPMLAQEATSFNIWHRVAVTESYPSNPTGIILAPLKKLLVTWLAPATSYIFKVVAFKNSIELGSWEIRMKTSWQKDDPRGSMPGGTGLGQNSESPKANSDGQSDPSSEGVDSNNNTAVYADLNKSPESDFEYCENPEILDSNKASHHPSERINDLQNIQMAADGVTEVTELEEAPGLSASALDEEPNACVQTVLLRDSNPLEHNQRTVVPRSHDTSNILAGHELVIVGPRYSGSVPPTAPRSVENSKDNGGRASKPKPCDIVVQNGSSKPEREPGNSSNKRATDKMDDFGHKDSFSEVSYEYCVRVVRWLECEGYIETNFRMKFLTWFSLRATLQERKIVSVYVDTLIEDPVSLSGQLVDSFSERIYSKKRPSMPSGFCMDLWH, from the exons ATGATTCCTCCTGAGCGGTATCCTGcagacctcccactctctctctcaaACACTTTTATCTGTCTTGTGCTCTATTTCTCTCACGCCACGTCTCTGTTTGTCATTCACCAGAGTCTCTTGCTGTTTTATCCTTTATTCTCCTGCTTTTATCTGCCGATGACACATCAAGTGGTGCCCGTCACAA GAACAGTGATTGATCCTACTAAATGTCGATTGATGAGTGTGGATGAAAAGCGAGAACTTGTTCGTGATTTATCAAAGAGCCCAGAAAGCGCTCCTGACAGGCTCCAGTCATGGACACGGCGGGAAATTGTAGAGATTCTTTGTTCTGATCTTGGAAGGGAGAGGAAATATACTGGTTTATCCAAGCAGAGAATGCTAGATTATCTCTTCAGGGTGGTGTCTCGAAAATCATCTGGTCCAGTGGAACATGTACATGAGAAAGAGAAAGGGAAAGATAAAGAGTCAATTCTTGAGCCCAATACAACTAACCATCAGTCCCCTGCCAAACGACCGAGAAAGAGTGACAATCCATCACGATTACCGATTATCACAAACAACTCAGCAGCATCTGATGTAACTGGGCCAACTAATAATCTACGCTTCTGCCAAAATTTAGCTTGCAGGGCTATTCTCAGGGACAATTTTTGCAGACGCTGTTCATGCTGCATTTGTTTTAGTTACGATGATAACAAGGACCCAAGCCTCTGGTTGTCGTGTAGTTCAGACCAACACTTACAAAAGGATACCTGTGGTTTCTCATGCCATCTTGAATGTGCTCTAAAGGATGAAAGAACGGGTATTCTGCAGAGTGGACAAGGCAAGAAACTTGATGGTGGCTATTATTGCATTCGCTGTTGGAAACAGAATGATTTGCTTGG GTGCTGGAAGAAACAGCTGGTGATAGCAAAAGATGCTCGACGATTGGATGTATTGTGTCATCGGATTTATCTCAGTCATAGGATCCTTGTCTCCACAGAGAAGTACTTGGTATTGCATGATATTGTTGATACGGCATTGAAGAAACTGGAGGCTGAGGTCGGTCCTTTATCTGGAGCTCCAAATATGGGTCGTGGAATTGTCAGTCGACTTACTGTTGGTGCCGAAGTTCAGAAACTTTGTGCTCAAGCAGTAGATGCTGTGGAATCATTGTTCTCGGGTGTATCTCCTGCTAGTTCAAAAATTCAGC GGCCATGCATGATGCGACCAAACTTTGTAAAGTTTGAAGCTATAACCCAAACATCCGTCATGGTATTTTTGGATTTGGTTGATTGTCCTATGCTTGCCCAAGAGGCAACTTCTTTTAATATCTGGCACCGAGTGGCTGTTACTGAATCGTACCCATCAAATCCGACTGGCATAATACTTGCGCCATTGAAAAAATTACTTGTCACTTGGCTCGCACCGGCTACAAGCTATATCTTTAAGGTTGTCGCGTTCAAGAACTCAATTGAGTTGGGTTCATGGGAAATTAGAATGAAGACAAGCTGGCAAAAGGATGATCCAAGGGGTTCAATGCCAGGTGGTACCGGACTAGGACAAAATAGTGAGAGCCCAAAGGCAAACAGTGATGGCCAGTCTGATCCTTCCTCAGAGGGTGTGGACTCAAACAATAATACTGCAGTTTATGCTGATCTAAACAAGTCTCCTGAAAGTGATTTTGAGTACTGTGAAAATCCTGAGATCCTTGATTCAAATAAAGCTTCTCATCACCCCAGTGAACGTATTAATGACTTGCAAAATATACAGATGGCTGCAGATGGGGTAACAGAAGTCACAGAGCTGGAAGAAGCACCTGGGCTCTCAGCCTCAGCCTTGGATGAGGAACCCAATGCTTGTGTTCAAACAGTGCTTCTCAGGGATTCAAACCCACTAGAACACAATCAGAGAACTGTGGTTCCTAGATCACATGATACATCTAATATACTGGCTGGACATGAGTTGGTGATTGTTGGACCTCGATATTCTGGTTCTGTGCCTCCCACTGCACCAAGAAGTGTGGAAAACAGCAAAGACAATGGTGGAAGGGCCTCCAAACCCAAACCTTGTGACATAGTTGTTCAAAATGGCTCTTCAAAGCCTGAAAGGGAACCAGGCAATTCGTCAAACAAAAGAGCAACGGATAAAATGGACGACTTTGGCCACAAGGATAGTTTCTCTGAAGTGTCCTATGAATACTGTGTAAGGGTGGTCAGGTGGCTGGAGTGTGAGGGCTATATTGAGACAAACTTCAGGATGAAGTTTCTTACATGGTTTAGCTTACGTGCCACCCTGCAAGAGAGAAAGATAGTTAGCGTATATGTGGATACTCTTATCGAGGACCCTGTCAGTCTCTCTGGCCAGCTCGTCGACAGCTTCTCGGAGAGGATATATAGCAAAAAGCGGCCTTCCATGCCTTCTGGTTTCTGCATGGATCTGTGGCATTAA
- the LOC100193423 gene encoding VIN3-like protein 2 yields MDPPRGGTVIDPTKCRLMSVDEKRELVRDLSKSPESAPDRLQSWTRREIVEILCSDLGRERKYTGLSKQRMLDYLFRVVSRKSSGPVEHVHEKEKGKDKESILEPNTTNHQSPAKRPRKSDNPSRLPIITNNSAASDVTGPTNNLRFCQNLACRAILRDNFCRRCSCCICFSYDDNKDPSLWLSCSSDQHLQKDTCGFSCHLECALKDERTGILQSGQGKKLDGGYYCIRCWKQNDLLGCWKKQLVIAKDARRLDVLCHRIYLSHRILVSTEKYLVLHDIVDTALKKLEAEVGPLSGAPNMGRGIVSRLTVGAEVQKLCAQAVDAVESLFSGVSPASSKIQRPCMMRPNFVKFEAITQTSVMVFLDLVDCPMLAQEATSFNIWHRVAVTESYPSNPTGIILAPLKKLLVTWLAPATSYIFKVVAFKNSIELGSWEIRMKTSWQKDDPRGSMPGGTGLGQNSESPKANSDGQSDPSSEGVDSNNNTAVYADLNKSPESDFEYCENPEILDSNKASHHPSERINDLQNIQMAADGVTEVTELEEAPGLSASALDEEPNACVQTVLLRDSNPLEHNQRTVVPRSHDTSNILAGHELVIVGPRYSGSVPPTAPRSVENSKDNGGRASKPKPCDIVVQNGSSKPEREPGNSSNKRATDKMDDFGHKDSFSEVSYEYCVRVVRWLECEGYIETNFRMKFLTWFSLRATLQERKIVSVYVDTLIEDPVSLSGQLVDSFSERIYSKKRPSMPSGFCMDLWH; encoded by the exons ATGGATCCCCCACGCGGAG GAACAGTGATTGATCCTACTAAATGTCGATTGATGAGTGTGGATGAAAAGCGAGAACTTGTTCGTGATTTATCAAAGAGCCCAGAAAGCGCTCCTGACAGGCTCCAGTCATGGACACGGCGGGAAATTGTAGAGATTCTTTGTTCTGATCTTGGAAGGGAGAGGAAATATACTGGTTTATCCAAGCAGAGAATGCTAGATTATCTCTTCAGGGTGGTGTCTCGAAAATCATCTGGTCCAGTGGAACATGTACATGAGAAAGAGAAAGGGAAAGATAAAGAGTCAATTCTTGAGCCCAATACAACTAACCATCAGTCCCCTGCCAAACGACCGAGAAAGAGTGACAATCCATCACGATTACCGATTATCACAAACAACTCAGCAGCATCTGATGTAACTGGGCCAACTAATAATCTACGCTTCTGCCAAAATTTAGCTTGCAGGGCTATTCTCAGGGACAATTTTTGCAGACGCTGTTCATGCTGCATTTGTTTTAGTTACGATGATAACAAGGACCCAAGCCTCTGGTTGTCGTGTAGTTCAGACCAACACTTACAAAAGGATACCTGTGGTTTCTCATGCCATCTTGAATGTGCTCTAAAGGATGAAAGAACGGGTATTCTGCAGAGTGGACAAGGCAAGAAACTTGATGGTGGCTATTATTGCATTCGCTGTTGGAAACAGAATGATTTGCTTGG GTGCTGGAAGAAACAGCTGGTGATAGCAAAAGATGCTCGACGATTGGATGTATTGTGTCATCGGATTTATCTCAGTCATAGGATCCTTGTCTCCACAGAGAAGTACTTGGTATTGCATGATATTGTTGATACGGCATTGAAGAAACTGGAGGCTGAGGTCGGTCCTTTATCTGGAGCTCCAAATATGGGTCGTGGAATTGTCAGTCGACTTACTGTTGGTGCCGAAGTTCAGAAACTTTGTGCTCAAGCAGTAGATGCTGTGGAATCATTGTTCTCGGGTGTATCTCCTGCTAGTTCAAAAATTCAGC GGCCATGCATGATGCGACCAAACTTTGTAAAGTTTGAAGCTATAACCCAAACATCCGTCATGGTATTTTTGGATTTGGTTGATTGTCCTATGCTTGCCCAAGAGGCAACTTCTTTTAATATCTGGCACCGAGTGGCTGTTACTGAATCGTACCCATCAAATCCGACTGGCATAATACTTGCGCCATTGAAAAAATTACTTGTCACTTGGCTCGCACCGGCTACAAGCTATATCTTTAAGGTTGTCGCGTTCAAGAACTCAATTGAGTTGGGTTCATGGGAAATTAGAATGAAGACAAGCTGGCAAAAGGATGATCCAAGGGGTTCAATGCCAGGTGGTACCGGACTAGGACAAAATAGTGAGAGCCCAAAGGCAAACAGTGATGGCCAGTCTGATCCTTCCTCAGAGGGTGTGGACTCAAACAATAATACTGCAGTTTATGCTGATCTAAACAAGTCTCCTGAAAGTGATTTTGAGTACTGTGAAAATCCTGAGATCCTTGATTCAAATAAAGCTTCTCATCACCCCAGTGAACGTATTAATGACTTGCAAAATATACAGATGGCTGCAGATGGGGTAACAGAAGTCACAGAGCTGGAAGAAGCACCTGGGCTCTCAGCCTCAGCCTTGGATGAGGAACCCAATGCTTGTGTTCAAACAGTGCTTCTCAGGGATTCAAACCCACTAGAACACAATCAGAGAACTGTGGTTCCTAGATCACATGATACATCTAATATACTGGCTGGACATGAGTTGGTGATTGTTGGACCTCGATATTCTGGTTCTGTGCCTCCCACTGCACCAAGAAGTGTGGAAAACAGCAAAGACAATGGTGGAAGGGCCTCCAAACCCAAACCTTGTGACATAGTTGTTCAAAATGGCTCTTCAAAGCCTGAAAGGGAACCAGGCAATTCGTCAAACAAAAGAGCAACGGATAAAATGGACGACTTTGGCCACAAGGATAGTTTCTCTGAAGTGTCCTATGAATACTGTGTAAGGGTGGTCAGGTGGCTGGAGTGTGAGGGCTATATTGAGACAAACTTCAGGATGAAGTTTCTTACATGGTTTAGCTTACGTGCCACCCTGCAAGAGAGAAAGATAGTTAGCGTATATGTGGATACTCTTATCGAGGACCCTGTCAGTCTCTCTGGCCAGCTCGTCGACAGCTTCTCGGAGAGGATATATAGCAAAAAGCGGCCTTCCATGCCTTCTGGTTTCTGCATGGATCTGTGGCATTAA
- the LOC100193423 gene encoding VIN3-like protein 2 isoform X2: MTHQVVPVTRTVIDPTKCRLMSVDEKRELVRDLSKSPESAPDRLQSWTRREIVEILCSDLGRERKYTGLSKQRMLDYLFRVVSRKSSGPVEHVHEKEKGKDKESILEPNTTNHQSPAKRPRKSDNPSRLPIITNNSAASDVTGPTNNLRFCQNLACRAILRDNFCRRCSCCICFSYDDNKDPSLWLSCSSDQHLQKDTCGFSCHLECALKDERTGILQSGQGKKLDGGYYCIRCWKQNDLLGCWKKQLVIAKDARRLDVLCHRIYLSHRILVSTEKYLVLHDIVDTALKKLEAEVGPLSGAPNMGRGIVSRLTVGAEVQKLCAQAVDAVESLFSGVSPASSKIQRPCMMRPNFVKFEAITQTSVMVFLDLVDCPMLAQEATSFNIWHRVAVTESYPSNPTGIILAPLKKLLVTWLAPATSYIFKVVAFKNSIELGSWEIRMKTSWQKDDPRGSMPGGTGLGQNSESPKANSDGQSDPSSEGVDSNNNTAVYADLNKSPESDFEYCENPEILDSNKASHHPSERINDLQNIQMAADGVTEVTELEEAPGLSASALDEEPNACVQTVLLRDSNPLEHNQRTVVPRSHDTSNILAGHELVIVGPRYSGSVPPTAPRSVENSKDNGGRASKPKPCDIVVQNGSSKPEREPGNSSNKRATDKMDDFGHKDSFSEVSYEYCVRVVRWLECEGYIETNFRMKFLTWFSLRATLQERKIVSVYVDTLIEDPVSLSGQLVDSFSERIYSKKRPSMPSGFCMDLWH; this comes from the exons ATGACACATCAAGTGGTGCCCGTCACAA GAACAGTGATTGATCCTACTAAATGTCGATTGATGAGTGTGGATGAAAAGCGAGAACTTGTTCGTGATTTATCAAAGAGCCCAGAAAGCGCTCCTGACAGGCTCCAGTCATGGACACGGCGGGAAATTGTAGAGATTCTTTGTTCTGATCTTGGAAGGGAGAGGAAATATACTGGTTTATCCAAGCAGAGAATGCTAGATTATCTCTTCAGGGTGGTGTCTCGAAAATCATCTGGTCCAGTGGAACATGTACATGAGAAAGAGAAAGGGAAAGATAAAGAGTCAATTCTTGAGCCCAATACAACTAACCATCAGTCCCCTGCCAAACGACCGAGAAAGAGTGACAATCCATCACGATTACCGATTATCACAAACAACTCAGCAGCATCTGATGTAACTGGGCCAACTAATAATCTACGCTTCTGCCAAAATTTAGCTTGCAGGGCTATTCTCAGGGACAATTTTTGCAGACGCTGTTCATGCTGCATTTGTTTTAGTTACGATGATAACAAGGACCCAAGCCTCTGGTTGTCGTGTAGTTCAGACCAACACTTACAAAAGGATACCTGTGGTTTCTCATGCCATCTTGAATGTGCTCTAAAGGATGAAAGAACGGGTATTCTGCAGAGTGGACAAGGCAAGAAACTTGATGGTGGCTATTATTGCATTCGCTGTTGGAAACAGAATGATTTGCTTGG GTGCTGGAAGAAACAGCTGGTGATAGCAAAAGATGCTCGACGATTGGATGTATTGTGTCATCGGATTTATCTCAGTCATAGGATCCTTGTCTCCACAGAGAAGTACTTGGTATTGCATGATATTGTTGATACGGCATTGAAGAAACTGGAGGCTGAGGTCGGTCCTTTATCTGGAGCTCCAAATATGGGTCGTGGAATTGTCAGTCGACTTACTGTTGGTGCCGAAGTTCAGAAACTTTGTGCTCAAGCAGTAGATGCTGTGGAATCATTGTTCTCGGGTGTATCTCCTGCTAGTTCAAAAATTCAGC GGCCATGCATGATGCGACCAAACTTTGTAAAGTTTGAAGCTATAACCCAAACATCCGTCATGGTATTTTTGGATTTGGTTGATTGTCCTATGCTTGCCCAAGAGGCAACTTCTTTTAATATCTGGCACCGAGTGGCTGTTACTGAATCGTACCCATCAAATCCGACTGGCATAATACTTGCGCCATTGAAAAAATTACTTGTCACTTGGCTCGCACCGGCTACAAGCTATATCTTTAAGGTTGTCGCGTTCAAGAACTCAATTGAGTTGGGTTCATGGGAAATTAGAATGAAGACAAGCTGGCAAAAGGATGATCCAAGGGGTTCAATGCCAGGTGGTACCGGACTAGGACAAAATAGTGAGAGCCCAAAGGCAAACAGTGATGGCCAGTCTGATCCTTCCTCAGAGGGTGTGGACTCAAACAATAATACTGCAGTTTATGCTGATCTAAACAAGTCTCCTGAAAGTGATTTTGAGTACTGTGAAAATCCTGAGATCCTTGATTCAAATAAAGCTTCTCATCACCCCAGTGAACGTATTAATGACTTGCAAAATATACAGATGGCTGCAGATGGGGTAACAGAAGTCACAGAGCTGGAAGAAGCACCTGGGCTCTCAGCCTCAGCCTTGGATGAGGAACCCAATGCTTGTGTTCAAACAGTGCTTCTCAGGGATTCAAACCCACTAGAACACAATCAGAGAACTGTGGTTCCTAGATCACATGATACATCTAATATACTGGCTGGACATGAGTTGGTGATTGTTGGACCTCGATATTCTGGTTCTGTGCCTCCCACTGCACCAAGAAGTGTGGAAAACAGCAAAGACAATGGTGGAAGGGCCTCCAAACCCAAACCTTGTGACATAGTTGTTCAAAATGGCTCTTCAAAGCCTGAAAGGGAACCAGGCAATTCGTCAAACAAAAGAGCAACGGATAAAATGGACGACTTTGGCCACAAGGATAGTTTCTCTGAAGTGTCCTATGAATACTGTGTAAGGGTGGTCAGGTGGCTGGAGTGTGAGGGCTATATTGAGACAAACTTCAGGATGAAGTTTCTTACATGGTTTAGCTTACGTGCCACCCTGCAAGAGAGAAAGATAGTTAGCGTATATGTGGATACTCTTATCGAGGACCCTGTCAGTCTCTCTGGCCAGCTCGTCGACAGCTTCTCGGAGAGGATATATAGCAAAAAGCGGCCTTCCATGCCTTCTGGTTTCTGCATGGATCTGTGGCATTAA
- the LOC100193423 gene encoding VIN3-like protein 2 isoform X3: MHGTVIDPTKCRLMSVDEKRELVRDLSKSPESAPDRLQSWTRREIVEILCSDLGRERKYTGLSKQRMLDYLFRVVSRKSSGPVEHVHEKEKGKDKESILEPNTTNHQSPAKRPRKSDNPSRLPIITNNSAASDVTGPTNNLRFCQNLACRAILRDNFCRRCSCCICFSYDDNKDPSLWLSCSSDQHLQKDTCGFSCHLECALKDERTGILQSGQGKKLDGGYYCIRCWKQNDLLGCWKKQLVIAKDARRLDVLCHRIYLSHRILVSTEKYLVLHDIVDTALKKLEAEVGPLSGAPNMGRGIVSRLTVGAEVQKLCAQAVDAVESLFSGVSPASSKIQRPCMMRPNFVKFEAITQTSVMVFLDLVDCPMLAQEATSFNIWHRVAVTESYPSNPTGIILAPLKKLLVTWLAPATSYIFKVVAFKNSIELGSWEIRMKTSWQKDDPRGSMPGGTGLGQNSESPKANSDGQSDPSSEGVDSNNNTAVYADLNKSPESDFEYCENPEILDSNKASHHPSERINDLQNIQMAADGVTEVTELEEAPGLSASALDEEPNACVQTVLLRDSNPLEHNQRTVVPRSHDTSNILAGHELVIVGPRYSGSVPPTAPRSVENSKDNGGRASKPKPCDIVVQNGSSKPEREPGNSSNKRATDKMDDFGHKDSFSEVSYEYCVRVVRWLECEGYIETNFRMKFLTWFSLRATLQERKIVSVYVDTLIEDPVSLSGQLVDSFSERIYSKKRPSMPSGFCMDLWH, encoded by the exons ATGCATG GAACAGTGATTGATCCTACTAAATGTCGATTGATGAGTGTGGATGAAAAGCGAGAACTTGTTCGTGATTTATCAAAGAGCCCAGAAAGCGCTCCTGACAGGCTCCAGTCATGGACACGGCGGGAAATTGTAGAGATTCTTTGTTCTGATCTTGGAAGGGAGAGGAAATATACTGGTTTATCCAAGCAGAGAATGCTAGATTATCTCTTCAGGGTGGTGTCTCGAAAATCATCTGGTCCAGTGGAACATGTACATGAGAAAGAGAAAGGGAAAGATAAAGAGTCAATTCTTGAGCCCAATACAACTAACCATCAGTCCCCTGCCAAACGACCGAGAAAGAGTGACAATCCATCACGATTACCGATTATCACAAACAACTCAGCAGCATCTGATGTAACTGGGCCAACTAATAATCTACGCTTCTGCCAAAATTTAGCTTGCAGGGCTATTCTCAGGGACAATTTTTGCAGACGCTGTTCATGCTGCATTTGTTTTAGTTACGATGATAACAAGGACCCAAGCCTCTGGTTGTCGTGTAGTTCAGACCAACACTTACAAAAGGATACCTGTGGTTTCTCATGCCATCTTGAATGTGCTCTAAAGGATGAAAGAACGGGTATTCTGCAGAGTGGACAAGGCAAGAAACTTGATGGTGGCTATTATTGCATTCGCTGTTGGAAACAGAATGATTTGCTTGG GTGCTGGAAGAAACAGCTGGTGATAGCAAAAGATGCTCGACGATTGGATGTATTGTGTCATCGGATTTATCTCAGTCATAGGATCCTTGTCTCCACAGAGAAGTACTTGGTATTGCATGATATTGTTGATACGGCATTGAAGAAACTGGAGGCTGAGGTCGGTCCTTTATCTGGAGCTCCAAATATGGGTCGTGGAATTGTCAGTCGACTTACTGTTGGTGCCGAAGTTCAGAAACTTTGTGCTCAAGCAGTAGATGCTGTGGAATCATTGTTCTCGGGTGTATCTCCTGCTAGTTCAAAAATTCAGC GGCCATGCATGATGCGACCAAACTTTGTAAAGTTTGAAGCTATAACCCAAACATCCGTCATGGTATTTTTGGATTTGGTTGATTGTCCTATGCTTGCCCAAGAGGCAACTTCTTTTAATATCTGGCACCGAGTGGCTGTTACTGAATCGTACCCATCAAATCCGACTGGCATAATACTTGCGCCATTGAAAAAATTACTTGTCACTTGGCTCGCACCGGCTACAAGCTATATCTTTAAGGTTGTCGCGTTCAAGAACTCAATTGAGTTGGGTTCATGGGAAATTAGAATGAAGACAAGCTGGCAAAAGGATGATCCAAGGGGTTCAATGCCAGGTGGTACCGGACTAGGACAAAATAGTGAGAGCCCAAAGGCAAACAGTGATGGCCAGTCTGATCCTTCCTCAGAGGGTGTGGACTCAAACAATAATACTGCAGTTTATGCTGATCTAAACAAGTCTCCTGAAAGTGATTTTGAGTACTGTGAAAATCCTGAGATCCTTGATTCAAATAAAGCTTCTCATCACCCCAGTGAACGTATTAATGACTTGCAAAATATACAGATGGCTGCAGATGGGGTAACAGAAGTCACAGAGCTGGAAGAAGCACCTGGGCTCTCAGCCTCAGCCTTGGATGAGGAACCCAATGCTTGTGTTCAAACAGTGCTTCTCAGGGATTCAAACCCACTAGAACACAATCAGAGAACTGTGGTTCCTAGATCACATGATACATCTAATATACTGGCTGGACATGAGTTGGTGATTGTTGGACCTCGATATTCTGGTTCTGTGCCTCCCACTGCACCAAGAAGTGTGGAAAACAGCAAAGACAATGGTGGAAGGGCCTCCAAACCCAAACCTTGTGACATAGTTGTTCAAAATGGCTCTTCAAAGCCTGAAAGGGAACCAGGCAATTCGTCAAACAAAAGAGCAACGGATAAAATGGACGACTTTGGCCACAAGGATAGTTTCTCTGAAGTGTCCTATGAATACTGTGTAAGGGTGGTCAGGTGGCTGGAGTGTGAGGGCTATATTGAGACAAACTTCAGGATGAAGTTTCTTACATGGTTTAGCTTACGTGCCACCCTGCAAGAGAGAAAGATAGTTAGCGTATATGTGGATACTCTTATCGAGGACCCTGTCAGTCTCTCTGGCCAGCTCGTCGACAGCTTCTCGGAGAGGATATATAGCAAAAAGCGGCCTTCCATGCCTTCTGGTTTCTGCATGGATCTGTGGCATTAA